ctaACGGTCACTTAACGGAAAAGTTAACTgatggactaaattgaaggatgtgaatatagtttagggaccttttagttggttttaatagtttagggactaagttggtgagtgagtgatagtttagggactaaattgaccgaTTACTCTAACAATTAATTAGTCAATCAaccaaaatattgaaaagacCAAGTTATCCTTACTAGAATAACTACTATTATCTAAATGTGCAAGAGTCGGAACAAGATTTgctacaataaaaaaaacatagttaATTATAATACAGTTTCAATCTCAATCATTCATTATTGATTTTCAGATTAAaagaattatatataaaatcatttaaaacaatttcaacCGCGCATATTTGATCGAACAGTCCTGTACTAAAACTGCGGAAAAGTTTACTGCAGCGAATCTGCTTAGGCAAGAGTCTAATCCTTCACCAAGATCCAAAGTTGCTTATACAAAAGATTATTCTAACACGGCTTCTACAAATCAACACAAGGGTCAAGGTACCTATGATTACaataatggttaaaaatgaAACCGCAAGCACAAAGAACACCACAACATCCCCATCACACATGGTCAAAGTTCTACTCTTTTGTCTTCAAATCTTCACACATAGTTTACAACAAGacgataaaaataaaaataaaaaaataaggtcGACATTTTAAGCAGCAATAATTTGGAAATTACATATTCCCTGACTTTGTAGAACCAATATTCTTTTTTTCAAGATATGCGGCATATACAGTAGACAAAAAAGATAATGCCAAATTAGAAGACTTTTGTGCGTTGACATACTATACTATATAAATTCATTAACATCCTCTTAGAAACGCCTCATTGGATGACCTATCTGATATTCCTCTCTTCCATTTATTTAATGAAGGCCATCCCAACCCAATTCTTCAGGTATATATTCAATTACTATATATTATTCATGCATGTTTCTCATGcattttcaaatattaattatttatttttgccttgttgattttaatatttttttatcaagtagtttagtgCGTTAGTTGGTTCGGTGgagattgacgctgaatttggtaaGGATGAATGCgtttgatccccgcaactgcaatcGAGAGGCTGAAACTAATTGATGCCAGACTGAAACTATATTATACTATCTTTCTTCAATTGAAGATAGTATAATAtatgcaatgtccctaccaactaaaTTATATGGCATCAGGACTTGAACTCTGATATTTTTTAGTAGggatacatattttattttattttttataagccatattttattttatttttcccatAGTAGAATAACTAATAAAAGATATGTGTGCAAATGTAGTTGTAAGACTAGAAGTATATTGATGGGCAGTATAAAAGGAACATGTAAGAAGAATGTGATATTAAAGGCATGGCAATCAATAGGAGGTGGAGGTGGCAATAGCAATATGAGGTCATTACTACTGAATAAGGGTActtcaaattcattttcacaAAATGTGAAgggtaaaaaattaaaaaccccAAATGGTTATTTTTCAGTTTATGTTGGACCTCAAAGACAAAGGTGTTTTGTGAAGACCAAGTTTGCTAACCATCCATTATTCAAGATGTTACTAGATGAAGCAGAGGTGGAATATGGGTTTCAAAATGATGGCCCTATTAGGCTTCCATGTAATGTTGATTTGTTCTATAAAGTATTGGCTGAGATGAATAATTTTGAGGAAGAGGGTCACATTAATGAGGCTAAGggattttcttgtttttgttcttcCAAACCCAGCATCTATTCTTTGTTATATGAATAAGGGTCATGGATAGATTTGGAAATGTTGAAAATAAAGCAATTTCAATAGGGTTTTGTAAGTTTGCAATGTGTAGTTAATTTAGTGTTTGTTGAGTTATTTTGACTTGTAAACCGAAAGTGAAAACACTCATATGCACCTAACTAAACACTTGAGCACATTTGAGTATGCAACACATTTAAAACTCTTAAAGGAGAATTTTTCGTCAATATATgtccataaaaaataaaagtataaagaAATGAAAGATTACACTACATTTTCCGTATGAGAAAAGTATGATGATATGTGTTTATAGTCTCACATTAGTTGAGAGATGATCTGAAGATATGCATAGAATTAGAACTTAGAAGTGAGGGCAATCTTCACCTTCTAAACTAGTTTTATAGGGTTGATTCTACGAAAACAACATTAACATTTGAGCATTGCCAAGGCCAATAACACAtacaatttattatatatacttaACACCTTTAATTATTACAAACTTAATCACAACATTCAATAGCTTAACAAGCAAGCTGTTTACACATAAAtgatatgtatgtatatatgtatgcagTATATATATGCTACATGAATAATAGATTTTCACACCATATTAATCACCAATTCTTCAAAACGTTTCATAGCAGAATCAGGCAAACCAAGAAGCACACTTATACCTTTCCTTCCTTGACCATGTGACAAGAACAAAATCACTTCTTTATCTGGCAATGTAACAGGACCAGAACACAAAGGTTCACCCCAACCAAAATCAGTAGTGTCAAAAGACAATTTAGTCCATGTTGTAATCAAAAGTGTTCCGGTTAAAGAAGGCCTAGCTCTTGTAACCTCAAAATAATCAATAGCTGATCTCATGTAACTATCTGTAACCATTTCAATTGCCTTGTGAACCAATCCAACTGAAAATGAAAAAGGATTCTCCAATAAATCACTTGCTTTACACAAAGAATTTGTTAGCACAATAGCATTGCCAAAATATCCCTTTGGTATTGGCGGAACGAATCTCGACCGTCCATCAACTGCGAAAAGTAATTTCGTTTGTTGATTAGGATGCATTTCTAAAGCTGAAGTTCTAGCTCTCCATACAAAAGCCGAGAGTGCTTCAAAAgttgaacatttttttaaaactccGTCTTCTGTTGCCTTTTTCTTGAGCGAATCAAGCTTTTCAGGATTGAAAAAGAAGGATTTATGGATGATTTTCTCTCCTTCATAGATTTTTTCAGAGTTTGATAGATCTTCTAGTTGGTCGAATTCGTGGTGTTGGAATTCTATTTTGGGAGGGTTGCGCGATTCAAGTATGGTTCGATCAAGAAATGGTTGAACTTTTAAGTCTAAACCTCTGGCTGTTTCAGCCCATGCATTCACAAACTCCATGGCACATAGTCCATCTTTCATGCAATGGATCATGTTTAGTCCCAAAGTGAATCCTCCACATTTGAACTTTGTCACctagaaaaaaaaagttcatttttCAAAAAGTAAATAAGTTAATGATTAattgttttagtttttaaaaatttgaatcatCAAGTTTCTATTTAACCAACTTATATATAAATACATGTTCATGTCTTATCTCATCTAATAAAGAACTCTTAACATTAGGGATTGTAAAACGGGTCATCTTTCAAAGGGGCAGGGCGAGACAAGCCAACTAAAAATATAGGGTTAAAAATCTCAACCCgaccctttttatttttatggtgaGTTGtcctgtaatttttttaaaaaaaaaatattagttaaaaatttcacaaaaacaatgtaaaaagtgtaaaaatacataaataaagtAAGGCTAATTTATGAAaatcaaaaattcaaaatatgtaACTGAGTCcacaaaacatataaaaattatcattGAAATATCCATGTTTCATCATCTAAAAATCTATAATAAGCTAAGAAgacaaccaaaataaaaaattctaagcTCACAAATTGACAAACTATTAAAAAGGTGAGGTTAAAATCACGAAACTACAGTGTTtagattaaataattttcttatctTTACTCTACTCTACGGAGgagaaattgaaaaatagattatgacttataaataaaaataagtgtaaaaaacagttttttttaattattattccGATGGACCAATCTATCACTACTCCATCCCCTTTTTTTTATGCGTTCTCTTTAGACCGtggttcttttttcttttcaggttCAATAAAAATTTCTGTTTCTtcgaactgaattttttttgccttgaaaaaaaaattgatttatattaaccgaatttttcttgaatttgaactagaaaaaattttgatttttgcgaaccgaattttttatcaatgataaaattaaatcttttggGTATAAAAAATATGTGGGGCCTAAAGAAAAcacatccaatttttttttataagttagatGATGGTTTCAAAATTTCAACTCATCTAAAAAAAAAGTGGGTTAAATGGACTTACACAACAAATCTAACCATTTTCagtctcaattttttttttgatagaacATTTTCCGTCTCAACTTAACACACACTCCTCATATGTAAATTGAATTGTTTATTTACTCAGCTGAATAATTAATGTGATTAaaaaattgcttataaaaaaaataaaaaatgtgattaaaaaaatactaattacCTCTAGGGTATTAATATACTGAGACATTAGTTAaagaacaaaatatattaaaaaaaattaaaacttgtgtattttacattttaaaatataaaaatgttattttttaatataaaatatatttgtttcgACTCTTTAACTAGTCTTTCATAGCATCCACAATTGAGCACTTCGATTTTGAGTACTTAATTGAATTTCACGTGTACACgtcatttatttataattttttaataatagtatttaataagtactcaatcacTCCAACTCAGCATCTCTTAAAAATTCTATATGGGTCCCGTTAATAACTTTACTGATCTCATCAATAATTTTATATCTTTATAAGTAGGTCCTACAAATATATACTCTCTTcagtccttattataagaagaaatttacttcttagattcatagaatgttgtgtatctagtcaataatatggaccaaatacatccaacattttatgaatctataataaggaccggaggggaTACTTATTTGAGAAGCGATACTTATTAAGTACTCAAACCTCTTTTACTCCAATGATAATACATACTTCATTCGATTCTTAATATAAGAGGagattcactttttaaatacattaaaaaattaatatatctatactatattaaaaattagacacattcattttttaatatatctaaaaaatcaatttctttttacaTTGACAACTAGAGAAAGTAATAGGTAtcaattttaattgaaatagATACTACAACCAGCCAGAGATGGTCTCACAAGGATTTGGATTATGTGCGGTTGTCCGCACTGCAGTTACTAAATCTGGaccgtccgatcaagatcagacggctCAGATTTTAAAAtcagattttaattataaaattgatcTTAAATTTTGGACTGTCTGATCTTAATCAGACGGACTAGACGTAACCGACTGCACTGCAGTCACTAAATTCATGACTGCACTGAATCCAAATCCGTCTCACAATACTAGTTAGCATAATCCGCTGACCAAACATCATGGGAAAATATACAGTAGGATCTTGTCATCGTCATTAATTAAtggaaaagacaaaaaaaagtaCTATAACACATGTATGTACATATtgtacacacttttttttttgtacagtAACACATGCACACACTTAACATCACCATACCGTACGCATGATTAATcccttttttcaatttttttattttttatttctttttgagGAAATAAACACACAAATTAAAGTTTAATGATCGAATTCATGTGAAGATATTCAACTTAACGCCATTAGTGTTTATCAATAATTGAGATAAAATAGGAATGTTAATTTGTTTACGAATTTTTGTGGGGATTATCTGACATTGCCATTGTAGATTTCCCGAGTCCGactatattatttaaattatatataatatattatataattatttttataaaaaaaataattaatatgttaGAAATCCAATAGTCAATAATACaatgatcaatttattttcttgtttcacTATCGAAATAACCAAATAAAAGTACACCAAATACATACACAATACACATTATTTTTTAgctattttctttattatgtaaaatgtgtttttatttttaaaaaatgaaagatgcaaaatatatatatttatttttttaaagaaagaaATAACAAGTTACAAGTGTACTTTTAATcgaaaagtataaaaaattagttaatattCGTTGTTCATGGATCTCCGTAGGATGAGGAAGAATATTCCTCTGTTACGGGGATCGGGGACAAGGAACAAATTTGGGGGCGGGGAAGGGAGCAGAGAAGCATCCTCCGCACATTCCCTCTCTCcctagataaaaaaaattatggagtTATTATTGGTCATTCTAAAGAGAAATTgccaataatatatatttttccaaaaaataaatttgacctttgtttatatttaattccaAAAAACATACGATAAAAATTGGTTTATAATTTCTTCTAGTATGAGTGTAAGTCAAATTGAAAACTTGGTTGATGTTTGTTATTGTGACAAAAGTATATATCATACCTGAACAGTCATAAGAGGCatctctaatatatttttagcacCTGGTGTATTATAAACCAATTTCCCAAGCCTATGAGGATCTGGTTTTGTTAAGTCACCAATTTCATCTATATTACAATCTGCTTCAGCCTCAACAAAAACTGCACCTTCCCCTGTGTTATCCACAATCAACTTCCCTTCAGTGCTTATAATCAACTTTCCTGCCATAGGATGATAAGGGACAAGAATTTTTGACAAAGCATCCTTAATAACTTGTGCAGCTTTTTCATTTCCTCTTGTTTCTGATTTAAAGCAATAAATTGTGCGCATTGGAACCGCGATATTCTGATCGAGGTTTGAAAGAAAGTAAAGTCCCTTTTCTGTTTCTTCCGCTGGTTGAACACGAATTGGTTCTCCTTGCTTTACATTAAGTTCCACCGTAGAGATGATATCTATGTTCGTCATGATCAGATATAAACCTTGAATAAACACGACATGAAGAGTGTGAGAACTTTATTAAAAAACGATTTAAAAACATATGAATATATTTCTAAAAG
This portion of the Trifolium pratense cultivar HEN17-A07 linkage group LG3, ARS_RC_1.1, whole genome shotgun sequence genome encodes:
- the LOC123917999 gene encoding uncharacterized protein LOC123917999, with protein sequence MTYLIFLSSIYLMKAIPTQFFSCKTRSILMGSIKGTCKKNVILKAWQSIGGGGGNSNMRSLLLNKGTSNSFSQNVKGKKLKTPNGYFSVYVGPQRQRCFVKTKFANHPLFKMLLDEAEVEYGFQNDGPIRLPCNVDLFYKVLAEMNNFEEEGHINEAKGFSCFCSSKPSIYSLLYE
- the LOC123918000 gene encoding omega-hydroxypalmitate O-feruloyl transferase-like, producing the protein MTNIDIISTVELNVKQGEPIRVQPAEETEKGLYFLSNLDQNIAVPMRTIYCFKSETRGNEKAAQVIKDALSKILVPYHPMAGKLIISTEGKLIVDNTGEGAVFVEAEADCNIDEIGDLTKPDPHRLGKLVYNTPGAKNILEMPLMTVQVTKFKCGGFTLGLNMIHCMKDGLCAMEFVNAWAETARGLDLKVQPFLDRTILESRNPPKIEFQHHEFDQLEDLSNSEKIYEGEKIIHKSFFFNPEKLDSLKKKATEDGVLKKCSTFEALSAFVWRARTSALEMHPNQQTKLLFAVDGRSRFVPPIPKGYFGNAIVLTNSLCKASDLLENPFSFSVGLVHKAIEMVTDSYMRSAIDYFEVTRARPSLTGTLLITTWTKLSFDTTDFGWGEPLCSGPVTLPDKEVILFLSHGQGRKGISVLLGLPDSAMKRFEELVINMV